CTGTGTAACAAAACCATGACAAAGAACAAGAGAAACATGTGGATATGAATAATTTGTGCAATATACAATTATAAGTGAGAAACTAACCAATGGTTCCATTTCGTAACCCAAAGGCTCTAGAACAAAATCTTCATCTTGTTCAATACCATTTATCAACAGTTTCCCATCACGAGCCTATTAGAAAGTCATTAACAATCATGCATTTTGCAGATATGGGATAAAGGGAAaaaagtgaaataaatgaataggGACAAAGAGATCTTATATGTTAAAGAGAATgaatttcaaagaaaaatgcAAAAGAACCTCATTTGCAATTCAATCTTCTAACATCATGTTCTTAAAAttgacattttaacttttcatagcAGTAGTTAACAGCAATTCTAAAAGATTAAAATTTCCAAACCATAAATTTTCAAAGCAACATTTTCCAAATGCACtagaattttattttcaaagtaaCATTTTCCAATGGCTCCTAGGTACCAAACCAAACccctagaattttatttttatcatttttttatcaaCAACGAAAAGAACAAAGATTAGATATTTTTGAAACGACCGGTTTCAATTTCAAGATTGTTTTCGGTATTTCTCTTTTCTAAAAATTTGAGTTTGGGAATCCCTAAATCATTCAGGTTTCTTCCCTagctaaagaaaaagaaatggtaGGCATAAAATCTGTGGAGAAgtaaggaaaaagaagaaaaaaaagagctttAGTTCATACCTTAATCCAAGACCCAGCGAAGAGGAATGGTATAATCCTGTGAAAGAGAGAAACAGAGGAAATGAAACAGCAGCCTGATATGCGACGGACTAGAAAATGAAGAacagaagaaataaaagaaatgaataaagGAAGAAGGAGAGACTTATAGCTTTCACACCGAGACAAAGGGCTGATATTTTGAATAGGAAAAAGAGTGGATCCGCAGGATCCCAAATGAATTGGCTTATTCGAAAAAAGCCTTATTCTTTGGAAGATCTATCTCGTGCTTGGTACTGCATGGTGGAATCGGGTAACTTTTTTCTTACATATGGAACCATTCATATATGTGGGGATAACATATagatttattttaaacatatagaATATAGATTTATTTTATAGGTATCTGTTTGTATCCATTTGATTCGATTGACTTTGCTTGAGCCGGATGATGAAAATTATCATGTCCGGTTCCTTTGGGGGATGGATCTAGAAAAATTCACCTATCCTAATAACAAAAAAACCTGACTTGAACGATCctgtattaagagttaaattagcTAAAGGTATGGGTCATAATTATTATGGGGAACCCGCATGGCCCAAtgatcttttatatatttttccagTAGTAATTCTCGGTACTATTGCTTGTAACGTGGGCTTAGCGGTTCTAGAACCTTCAATGATTGGTGAACCCGCGGATCCATTTGCTTTGGGCCGTTTACCAGAAATGGATCGAGTAATCTCCTTCTTTATCCAAGAAAAAGTATTTCTAGTTTGCATGGTCCAATCATTGATCCCGAAAATTTCTACAATAAAATTAGGTAAGTCACTAGTATAGTTCCCTAGCCACGATTCTGCTATTTACTTTTACTGAAAACTGAAAAAAAATGACTGAAACAGAAGAGAAATTGTATTCTCCTGATGGGTAGAAAGagtaaaggaaatattgaatgaattgattgtaaattatgagattttgCGACTTCTGCCCCTTGTGAGTAAGATATTAATCGTAAGGAAAATGGAATTTCCACAATGACTGCAAATCCTACCGCTATCATTTGAGAATACAAATTATTGTTGTGCCCAAAAACCGGATTTTGGTTGGAATTATTAGCAGAACTAATCAAACGATTCTGTTGATCCATTCGAAGAATTAAACGTTTCACAATAATGAATCGAAATTGATAAGGAGTTGGTCAATGGTGCTCGAACATATACTTGTTTTGAGTGCCTATTTATTTTCTATCGGTATTTATGGATTGATCACGAGTCGAAATATGGTTAGGGCCCTTATGTGTCTTGAACTTATACTGAATGCggttaatataaattttgtaacattttctgatttttttgataGTCGGCAATTAAAGGgaaatattttctcaatttttgttatAGCTATTGCACACCATTTGAGTCTCCAACAATTATTCCAATAATTACATATCCGATTTGACCTATGGACGAATATGCAAACATACGTTTCATGCTTGTTTGAGTAATAGCAATGAGATTCCCCAATATCATGCTAAGAATAGCTAGGATTTCCAGAAGAAGATGCCATTCGTTTGAtgagaaataaaaaggaataTCGAAAATTCGAGTGGCTGAGGGactggaaaatgtcttacagataTGAAATTGGTAAGACAATTTCCCTAAAACGTAAGACATTTTACCCGTGTCTTGGaaatcattttccaaatggaaaatgttttcacACAACCAAACACTAGAAAACCAGGAAAATATTTTACGTAAAATATTTTCTTGGTAAACAAACGCACCctacattaattttttttgtatattgtaTACAatgtttttgcacacaaagcaaaatggaagtaaATATTGGCCCATTggttatctaacatttaactaatgATAAGCAATATAACATGGTCAGAtcataatacagaaagacaacttgtattagtagataaacttaaacatgtccttagtataatcagaaatgagcaaactaattaaaatactaatatgtcatctattaaATCCAATTGGGGAGATTTTTTGTCTTAAGCATCAGAGTGGATGACTTCCAGAAGATAAATACATAGATATGACAGACTAAACTAACACTACATCAGAAAGGACTCAAGCAGAATAAATCCTATATCCATTTaaggatttattcacttgtgatgtttatagtgtggcatacctcAATCTCGAGTGGATGATGAATTATGTATGCATGTCTCGTATACTtttatgtaagtaaaagtctgaaTTCAACTAGgtaaggaaccaaaagctggtgcattgggtatacgacttttaCAGTAATAGCATAATTCtcaatagtagaattcatagcccaactaatgggtaaatgatattctttcattggcattacatgataaatgaaaagtaaacatggtcatgGGTAATTTGTCTTTTGTGATAAATGGcttgattattatttgatagcagttaacttttcataaaggaagatgtaacggttaccatgagataaaatatgatcatattgggagaataaaTTTGTCCGaaagagattaagaatatcctatgagggtaatacACTTATGATATGGTCATTGGATGAACACTTattaagtagctttcgtaatggtatgtaactAGGGAGAGCTTAATCACAATACTGTAGTGGAATCAttttgtgactaaataagtttataattaaaagacaaaaagctggaacttaattaaaaattatttgagCACTAATTATGCATGTTTAACTAATCTCATTCTCAAGTATATCAAATTCATTTCTTTATATCATTTAATGTTTCATATTCAAATTCCATCATTATTACATATCATAGGAAACATTTTAGTGACTATTAACCAAATGCGAACTCAAGAACAGATACATGAATTACTATATCAATATACGCtcacgagccctcgaggctcgAGAGCTAGTGATACATTCCCACGAACCCCCAGGGCTCTGGAGAACTATTTGATGAAATGCACCCAATGCTAAAGTGGTACGTTTTTACCCCAGGGTTCTAAAGAACTACCGAATGATATGTACCTAACGCTAAAAATAACTTCGATATAACGAATCCTATAGCATACCAACTATGCTTGTAACTCTATCCGAAATCGTTTAATAGGacatttataatatcattaaacataagtatatatattttcataatcttAACATGTCACAGAatgacacatatatatatatattaacataacaATGTCATTAAGGTTACAAGTTTAACATACATTTAATGAGATCAAGCATTAATATAATTCCATTCCACTTAACTATTCAATAAGTTATGAATTGAAGCAAATTATGAAAGCACAAACCGAATTCATCATTCGACGCCCATTTTCACCTTTTTGCCTTAATGTTTTGGCCTCACCTTTAGCTTCGATCAATAAATCCAAATATAGAAATGAAGCTAGTAACCTACTCAAATATAGAATTTGATCGAAACAAATCATAAACATATTTTCTGAATTTAACCTTTTTGTATTCAAATGTCCAATTTTCGTATAACTCAAAAATCTCTTGTTCGAATTTAAATCCCACTTTACGCATAAACTCTAAGGACCTTAAACTATCAATAACATAATTATTTCCTAAGGTTCTCATCTGTTTCTCTCAAGCTCcaaagaattcatcaatggcCACATTAGTTATACTTAATCAACCTGTGTGCCTGCACAACCCATTAGCTTTTAAACTTATCTCCACCATGATTCCTACTTGAACACAAACAATATTCATGATTCTAAACTTTCCTTTACTTAGTTATCTAAACTTCACATCATGATATACAAAGCATTTTTTTAACAAATCTTTAAATCTAATGAATGGTTGTACAAATCTAACATAAAAAAACTAAGAttctaaataaaaatcaaaagaaaaaatttgcTTACATTGGTAAATTAACTCATGGCTAAGGAAGAAGAGAgcttgagaatttttttttctttgtttggtGTCGTTGgagaaaatgagattgaatcaaACTTTTATCCATTCTCTCACCCACTagccatatacatataattaactTAATAATAGTAAATCCAATGGCTATGAATTGGTGTTGAAAAACGATGGAGATCAATGGATGTGATCAATCTTGTCCTTTAAACTAATCTTGATAATGATTTAATTTATGCATAAGCCCTTAAATACTCTCTCATCAAATCCTTCACATTTTCTTACTTACATTTTAATCTCCGAACAACTTAATTGCTAATCCACCAATATGGTCCCTGCACTATACTTAATAATTCAACTCATAACTactcaattaaaaatttttgggTTAGCTCGATTCAAGAAAATTGACTTTGAAACTAAAATTTCTGATATCAttgaaaatcgggttgttacactctttgacattctttcaaatttttctccCACAAAACAAAAATCATCTTTAGATGATCTCATGAATATCAGAGGGAAATAATCATCTTCGAGAAGCGACAAGCCTCCCATTTTTCACCATATCTTTTATGGCTATCATCCATTTAAGGGTTAATTGTCCTCAAACCCAAATATTGTATTACTACATACAATCAAATATGTGCATTGTGCGATATAAGAAACTagtaatatgttgaattgaaccAATTTCTAAAAATAAGCTAAGTGTTGGCAGAAATGACTAGGATTTGGCATTTTTCAAACCACtgtgaaacataaaataaaaataagggacATAAAGATTGTTTATGCAGTTCAGTTTCTCTATGTCTGCATAACCTAACTCGGTGAGAAATATTCACTATCTTCAACACTTACAACAAGTGAACCTAAATCTATCACACCCTAGTGATAATTTTCTCACTTTTGTATCTTTAAAAACTAGTACTCTCACTACTAAATTTGCCCCTATGATCTTAGCTTGTAAAACCACAATAAGGTTTTACAATCAAATGCACTCACACAAATAATGTTCCTCACTTGAGCAGATTAAGTGctcaaaaaaatcaacaaataatCTATACAAATCTCACAATTATATAGATTTTTTGGAGACTTGCTAACATAGTGAAGATCTACTACAATCCTTATTAAGTAGCAACAGAACTAGCTGAAtacaatataataacaaataaggTTGTTGGCAGTTAAGTCTTCAACGTTCCAATCTGATCCAACTTCCTCAATCTAAGGGATTAGATATAGATGATCCGATTGTTTAAACAAGTTTCGTAAAGTGGTATGATCTTTTTTCATGGGCTAGATACAACCCACGATATCAATACAACCCAAAAATCCGGTTCAAGAAATTGACAGTCACCTAAATATGGAAACAAACCAATTTGTTGCCGTGCTTTAGGAAGTGGACATGCACTTCTTCCGAGCAACCTAATATGTCCATATTGtttcatataatataaaaaactaGACATCTTatattaaatattgattttaaactAGAATTTTAAGGCaagttaaaaaatcaaaatttttaactttttacttttgaaaaaaatattttttttcattaaattaccTTTTTATCTCATTAGACTTTTCTACTTTGTGACATCATTTTAAAATAGACTTTTTATCTTTTCAAAAGCACTTATGGTCGGCAATGATAAACactatcaaaaatttaaaaaatatttttttataaaacttttcaaaagcacttttcaactTCAATAATAAACAAACCTTTAGTAAATGTTTTTAAGATCAAACTGATAATTGAATCAACTCTGATTTAACCAATCCAACCGATTAAACTATTGGTTCAACtggtttaaatataaaatatgtaaaatttaaacaACCAATTGTAATGCAATTATGTTGAGATAAATCATGAAAATCCCACCCCTGCGTTGGAAAAGCAAATAAGGAGGAAATAAATCAACTCCTACCTGATGTGTCATGGAATTgcaaaatgaaatagaaaaaattaaaatgttatgaATGCTATTAAATGAATGTTCATTATAatcaacttttcagctttcatttccttgtaacccatttcctatttatgtattagaaaatgagaagtttaatctccttatatatatataaaaatatactacTTGTAATGATGatagaaaagaagagaaatgtaATAAAAAATCCCTCTTATTTTCATCTATTATTCTTGTAttctttgtattattattattttataatacgtTATCAACACGATTTTATTAGAGAGTGATAGGTCCTTAGTTTATGTCAAAATTTTGTTGGGCTCTTAGTTATCTGGTTAGAAAAATTGTGAGTGGTTACTCAAGATTTGATTGGGGATGATCACTTTCTCTTTACTGCAAAGAATGCTCACAGTCTCTACTTCTCATCCACAATTACCTAAGTAAgcctaatctttttttttttttaaattttattcgatTTCTATTAAGacgttcaatttatataattatctATTTGCATCTCTATGGATTTATAAATCCCTTTTTGCTTT
The Gossypium hirsutum isolate 1008001.06 chromosome A07, Gossypium_hirsutum_v2.1, whole genome shotgun sequence genome window above contains:
- the LOC107955839 gene encoding uncharacterized protein; protein product: MVPYPIHLGSCGSTLFPIQNISPLSRCESYKSLLLPLFISFISSVLHFLVRRISGCCFISSVSLFHRIIPFLFAGSWIKARDGKLLINGIEQDEDFVLEPLGYEMEPLVVPEGYVFVLGDNHNRSFDSHDWGPLPIDNIMGRSVFRY